A DNA window from Helianthus annuus cultivar XRQ/B chromosome 15, HanXRQr2.0-SUNRISE, whole genome shotgun sequence contains the following coding sequences:
- the LOC110910041 gene encoding uncharacterized protein LOC110910041, whose translation MASSPPHGCLQKKHWWWLTNKKIADMYIKQARSLFVSKQDNNIASAINLLDSALAVSPTYEPALKLKATALLHLRRFNEVADMLQDYIPSMNMMSDDASSSSSDNNSQPLVRERVKLLSDSNDSVNGLEGAVKCFSVSDLKKKVVAGFVRNRNREHQWRYLILGQACFHLGLLEDAMALLQTGKRLASAAFRRESICWSDDSFAFTGETFTTSNHPHTTPHSENINNLLNHIKLLLRRKTAAIAAAEAGLHAESIRHFSKIINARRGSPPHFLADCYIRRAIAYRTTGRITESTADCNRTLALNPSCIEALTARAELFESIRCVHDSLHDYEHLKLIYNSILRDRKLPGPVWKQQKVSYNEVPNKLLTISTKIEKLKQRVAKGETRNDVNDVDYYALFGVRRGCSRSELERSHLLLTIRYKPDKFLNFVERCEFVDAGDVELVKERARVSGLLLYRLIQRGYTSLMRIVLDEEALEKQRMKVKHDELQQQCVEMVTMRNNNSDKIEKKNVFQGVFCRDIAVVGSLLCQTGFNHPIQVKYEGLSC comes from the exons ATGGCATCATCTCCTCCTCACGGATGCCTCCAAAAGAAACACTGGTGGTGGCTCACAAACAAAAAG ATTGCTGACATGTATATAAAACAAGCTAGATCATTATTCGTATCCAAACAAGATAACAACATCGCTTCTGCGATTAACCTCCTTGATTCTGCACTCGCTGTATCGCCTACGTATGAACCGGCTTTAAAACTGAAAGCTACGGCTCTCCTTCATCTCAGAAGGTTCAATGAAGTTGCGGATATGCTTCAGGATTATATTCCGAGCATGAACATGATGTCAGATGATGCATCTTCATCGTCTTCAGATAATAACTCGCAACCGCTGGTTAGAGAACGAGTTAAGCTTCTGTCCGATTCCAATGACTCGGTTAATGGATTGGAGGGAGCGGTTAAGTGTTTTTCGGTGTCTGATTTGAAGAAGAAAGTTGTTGCAGGTTTTGTTAGAAATCGGAACAGAGAACATCAATGGAG GTACTTGATTCTAGGTCAAGCATGTTTTCACCTAGGGTTACTAGAAGACGCAATGGCACTTCTACAAACCGGAAAACGCCTCGCCTCCGCGGCATTCCGCCGCGAAAGCATCTGCTGGTCCGACGACAGTTTCGCCTTCACCGGCGAAACATTCACCACCAGCAACCATCCACATACAACACCACACTCTGAAAACATCAATAACCTCCTAAACCACATCAAACTCCTCCTCCGCCGCAAAACCGCCGCGATCGCAGCCGCGGAAGCCGGTTTACACGCCGAATCCATCAGACATTTCTCCAAAATCATCAACGCCCGTCGTGGATCGCCTCCACACTTCCTCGCCGACTGCTACATTCGCCGCGCCATTGCCTACCGTACCACCGGTAGAATAACCGAATCTACAGCGGATTGTAACCGTACATTAGCGTTAAATCCGTCATGCATCGAAGCCCTAACCGCGAGAGCCGAGCTATTTGAATCGATCCGTTGTGTTCATGACTCGCTTCACGACTATGAACACTTAAAACTTATTTACAACTCAATTCTCCGTGACCGGAAACTCCCCGGTCCGGTATGGAAGCAACAAAAAGTTAGTTACAATGAAGTTCCTAACAAACTCCTAACAATTTCAACTAAAATTGAAAAACTAAAACAAAGAGTTGCAAAGGGAGAAACTAGAAATGATGTTAATGATGTTGATTATTATGCGTTATTCGGGGTGAGAAGAGGTTGTTCACGATCCGAATTGGAGCGATCACATTTGTTACTAACCATTCGTTACAAACCCGATaagtttttaaattttgttgAGCGGTGCGAGTTTGTAGACGCGGGTGATGTAGAATTGGTTAAGGAGCGCGCGCGAGTGTCCGGTTTGTTATTGTATCGGTTGATTCAACGGGGGTATACGAGTTTGATGAGAATAGTTTTGGATGAAGAAGCGTTAGAGAAACAAAGAATGAAGGTTAAACATGATGAGCTTCAACAACAATGTGTTGAAATGGTAACAATGAGGAACAATAATAGTGATAAAATTGAGAAGAAGAATGTGTTTCAAGGGGTGTTTTGTAGAGATATTGCAGTTGTTGGGAGTTTGTTGTGTCAAACAGGGTTTAATCATCCAATTCAAGTGAAATATGAGGGTTTAAGCTGTTAG